One Avibacterium avium genomic window carries:
- a CDS encoding TonB-dependent hemoglobin/transferrin/lactoferrin family receptor, giving the protein MSANNTIFLINRINLVFCLFCTALYAQANNQQNVLEEPDSTTLETIYVKEKFEKQKQNVSGLGEVRKNQAQIQNEQIENIRDITRYDPGISITEAGGRGTTRGFSIRGVDQDRVAIDLDGLGASSTLKRHDASGTFSMLSASSKNDVEYEDLRLLDLRKGASSAESGSGALGGAVSMETKNVDDFLQPDQSIGGRFKADYTSKDKRKLYSGGLAFRAGKFDGFVQYSHRNGHEVQAHKDLYKGSLFIANYADPVDPIMNKKGRWVSMEEVSGVRRRIPNPLDYESDSLLSKFGWHFTPQHYLGIVINRTKQQYKMREMQRPNYYNGREKHLINGVLYSESPFYDEISTKRIQYTPSQFYFDTHQNNRIGLEYHFDAKDEASWLNSAVVRFDKRDLIMQSEVKRLNCAKWPSVDANCWATEDGQKSWHHIVNSKQTDYRLDLNLNKLWEWGEAGHDTRVVLGSIFSKHHFYDYDRFSDIIYKRVASGPIELDSNQHSDFHPITPIKSRHYFIGISDSITLGEKWFISSALRYDHYQFKGNPTLEEQQRSIQFKQSKYQNLSWDFGVKYQIIEPLAFTYRNSSGFRVPSVYEQLGPTLNANGHSVQGKLDKEYSRNQEIGAEFEYKALRLKSSYFWATYKNMIALASLKQPTGQGRGDLFYYNTQDIKVRGYDISANLDLYSLWARFPEGLNLFAKISKTQQIGGPAKMPEKYEGRAYSLDSLQPLRLVYGLSYLSPEEKWGLNFVTTYSKGKDSGELVAQDSSPLGVIEESRSHIKTKSWIIADLTGHYQFNKYMTFRAGIYNLFNYRYVTWESARQTVWNGSLETNLDTPNYSVVAAPGRNFFAGLEIKF; this is encoded by the coding sequence ATGTCAGCAAATAACACTATTTTTCTAATAAACAGAATAAATCTCGTTTTTTGTCTTTTTTGTACCGCACTTTATGCTCAAGCTAATAATCAACAAAATGTTTTAGAAGAGCCTGATTCCACAACACTAGAGACAATTTATGTTAAAGAAAAATTTGAAAAACAGAAACAAAACGTTTCAGGCTTAGGAGAGGTACGCAAGAATCAGGCTCAAATACAAAATGAGCAAATAGAAAACATTCGCGATATCACCCGCTACGATCCCGGCATCTCCATTACCGAAGCAGGAGGACGAGGAACAACGCGGGGATTCTCTATACGCGGTGTTGACCAAGATCGCGTAGCCATTGATCTAGATGGATTAGGTGCTTCATCAACCTTAAAAAGACATGATGCGAGCGGTACATTTTCAATGTTATCAGCCTCTTCAAAAAATGATGTTGAATATGAAGATCTTCGACTTCTTGATCTGCGAAAAGGGGCATCATCTGCAGAATCGGGTAGTGGCGCATTAGGCGGTGCGGTATCAATGGAAACAAAAAATGTTGATGATTTTTTACAGCCCGATCAATCCATAGGTGGCCGTTTTAAAGCCGACTATACCTCTAAAGATAAGCGTAAATTATACAGTGGTGGACTCGCTTTCCGAGCTGGGAAATTCGATGGATTTGTGCAATATTCTCATCGTAATGGTCATGAAGTTCAAGCTCATAAAGATCTTTATAAAGGAAGCCTTTTCATTGCTAATTACGCCGATCCTGTCGATCCTATTATGAATAAAAAAGGACGTTGGGTGAGTATGGAAGAAGTTAGTGGAGTACGTCGCCGCATCCCGAATCCACTCGATTATGAAAGTGATTCATTACTCAGTAAATTTGGCTGGCATTTTACCCCACAACATTACTTAGGTATCGTAATAAATCGGACTAAACAACAATATAAAATGCGCGAAATGCAGCGCCCAAACTATTATAATGGTCGAGAGAAGCATCTGATTAATGGCGTACTCTACTCTGAATCCCCTTTCTATGATGAAATATCAACAAAACGGATTCAATATACCCCTTCACAATTTTATTTTGATACACATCAAAATAATAGAATTGGATTAGAGTACCACTTTGATGCAAAAGATGAAGCCTCTTGGCTAAACTCTGCGGTGGTTCGTTTTGATAAGCGTGATCTGATTATGCAATCAGAAGTGAAACGTCTAAATTGTGCTAAGTGGCCTTCAGTCGATGCGAATTGCTGGGCAACTGAAGATGGGCAAAAATCTTGGCATCATATCGTTAATAGCAAACAAACAGACTATCGTTTAGATCTCAATTTAAATAAGCTCTGGGAATGGGGAGAAGCAGGACATGATACCCGCGTTGTTCTCGGATCTATATTTAGTAAACATCATTTTTATGATTATGATCGCTTTAGCGATATCATTTATAAGCGTGTCGCCTCAGGGCCTATTGAACTTGATAGTAATCAGCATAGTGATTTTCACCCAATTACCCCAATAAAAAGTCGCCATTATTTTATTGGTATCAGCGATTCCATCACACTAGGGGAAAAATGGTTTATCTCTAGTGCATTACGTTATGATCACTATCAATTTAAAGGTAACCCAACCCTTGAGGAGCAACAACGTTCTATTCAATTCAAGCAAAGTAAATATCAAAACCTCTCTTGGGATTTTGGTGTCAAATACCAAATTATCGAGCCATTAGCCTTCACTTATCGCAATAGTAGTGGATTTAGAGTGCCTTCTGTTTACGAACAATTAGGGCCAACGCTTAATGCTAACGGTCATTCAGTCCAAGGAAAATTAGATAAAGAGTACTCTCGCAACCAAGAAATAGGCGCTGAATTTGAATACAAAGCATTACGTCTAAAAAGTAGCTATTTCTGGGCAACTTATAAAAATATGATTGCACTCGCTTCTTTAAAACAACCTACGGGACAAGGGCGAGGCGATTTATTCTATTACAATACACAAGATATCAAAGTGCGTGGCTATGATATTAGCGCGAATTTAGATCTCTATAGTTTATGGGCGCGTTTCCCTGAAGGGCTTAATCTATTTGCTAAAATCAGTAAAACACAGCAAATTGGCGGGCCAGCTAAAATGCCTGAAAAATATGAAGGAAGAGCATACTCCCTTGATTCTCTTCAACCGCTACGATTGGTATATGGACTATCCTACCTCTCACCAGAAGAAAAATGGGGACTCAACTTCGTTACAACCTATTCGAAAGGAAAAGATAGTGGGGAGCTTGTGGCTCAAGATAGCTCACCGTTAGGCGTGATAGAAGAAAGCCGTTCTCATATTAAAACAAAATCTTGGATTATTGCGGATCTCACAGGACATTATCAATTTAATAAATATATGACATTCCGAGCTGGTATCTACAATTTATTTAATTATCGCTATGTGACTTGGGAGTCTGCTCGACAAACAGTATGGAATGGCAGTTTAGAAACTAATTTAGATACCCCAAACTACTCTGTCGT
- a CDS encoding transferrin-binding protein-like solute binding protein has product MEMKKTILCTLSSLFCISCASGGGGFEVENANPPNVITDNQPAKPSYVNENNGKKLESPAPEDLSEMAWVATTPWGAGGGGDVFVMNSDYEYVKTQKRIISDTRTNLNPADYDVLLFKGDYPLTQDHQAHSESIQVIDENGKKVWKRAVKDISQVFPIEDKEKGTTLVFYSTEDRVNYIYLKITEYGDAKVGFIELIEQDPKTVLPRGQSYNNIFYAIREKTMDMPVKGKVTYNGVWEYATYTPEKSSGSGSYHETGQQAGGTSKQNKAVFTVDFSSKTVSGQLDAIDKNNKRIVYDINATITENGFRGNATKNSQTTLFVNEGNSNPPLPENAKVLGSFAGKKAEQLAGRVWSENNHFAGVFAAKQNSEEGVETDGKRLNAQTLSFTNEGDRSTFAENKPQSQNFSGDINTLQIDGILVNLDTTKTDNICCGNFSFLRFGIENHEIKQVDNQTDKRGNLFVQGYVTPISEIPSTGEVKYLGHWYGFGKGQATNVSRRYQDAEFTANFATRQVSGELKNNGETPAVKFENLAITDNGFTGKANLAVHDGNTTGSGSVITGEANVVGHFYGTNANEIGGTVIKEDKTFGAVFGGKQIQQ; this is encoded by the coding sequence ATGGAAATGAAGAAAACTATTCTATGCACGCTCAGTTCATTATTCTGCATAAGCTGTGCTTCTGGCGGCGGTGGATTTGAAGTGGAGAATGCTAACCCACCTAATGTTATTACTGATAATCAGCCTGCTAAACCTAGTTATGTCAATGAAAATAACGGCAAAAAACTAGAATCTCCTGCACCAGAGGATCTAAGTGAAATGGCTTGGGTAGCCACAACCCCTTGGGGAGCTGGCGGAGGAGGAGATGTTTTTGTAATGAATAGTGATTATGAATATGTAAAAACCCAAAAACGCATCATTAGCGATACACGCACTAACCTTAATCCAGCAGATTATGATGTTCTATTATTTAAAGGGGATTATCCTCTCACTCAAGATCATCAAGCCCATTCAGAGTCTATTCAAGTTATTGATGAAAATGGCAAAAAAGTATGGAAAAGAGCGGTGAAAGATATTTCACAAGTCTTTCCTATAGAGGACAAAGAGAAAGGCACAACCTTGGTTTTTTATTCTACAGAAGATCGTGTTAATTACATTTATCTCAAAATTACAGAGTATGGTGATGCAAAAGTCGGTTTTATTGAATTAATTGAACAAGATCCCAAAACCGTTCTTCCTAGAGGGCAAAGCTATAACAATATTTTTTATGCCATTCGCGAAAAAACAATGGATATGCCGGTGAAAGGAAAAGTAACTTATAACGGTGTTTGGGAATATGCAACCTATACCCCAGAAAAAAGTAGTGGTAGTGGTTCATACCACGAAACTGGCCAGCAAGCTGGAGGAACATCAAAACAAAACAAAGCTGTTTTTACTGTTGACTTTTCAAGTAAAACAGTAAGCGGACAACTTGATGCCATTGATAAAAATAATAAACGAATTGTTTATGATATTAATGCAACAATTACAGAAAATGGTTTCCGTGGTAATGCTACAAAAAATAGTCAGACCACCCTCTTTGTTAATGAAGGAAATAGCAATCCCCCATTACCCGAAAACGCAAAAGTATTAGGCTCCTTTGCAGGTAAAAAGGCAGAACAATTAGCGGGACGAGTATGGTCAGAAAACAATCATTTCGCTGGCGTTTTTGCGGCCAAGCAAAATTCAGAAGAAGGGGTTGAAACTGACGGTAAGCGTCTAAATGCTCAAACCCTCTCTTTCACTAATGAAGGAGATAGAAGCACCTTTGCTGAAAATAAACCACAATCGCAAAATTTTTCTGGCGATATTAATACGCTTCAAATTGATGGCATTTTGGTTAATTTAGATACCACTAAAACAGACAATATATGCTGCGGAAATTTTAGCTTTTTACGTTTTGGCATTGAAAACCACGAAATAAAACAAGTAGATAATCAAACTGATAAGAGAGGTAATCTATTTGTACAAGGCTATGTTACGCCTATTTCTGAAATTCCTTCAACTGGTGAAGTAAAATACCTCGGGCATTGGTATGGATTTGGTAAAGGTCAAGCTACTAATGTATCAAGACGTTATCAAGATGCCGAATTTACAGCAAATTTTGCTACTCGCCAAGTATCGGGCGAATTGAAAAATAATGGCGAAACGCCAGCCGTAAAATTTGAAAACCTCGCTATAACAGACAATGGCTTTACTGGAAAAGCAAATCTCGCCGTACACGATGGTAATACTACGGGATCTGGTTCTGTTATTACTGGTGAAGCAAATGTCGTTGGTCATTTTTACGGTACAAACGCCAATGAAATTGGGGGAACTGTAATCAAAGAAGACAAAACTTTCGGTGCCGTTTTTGGTGGGAAACAAATTCAACAATAA
- the prlC gene encoding oligopeptidase A has product MSNPLLSETLLPQFSQIKPEHIQPAISQLIQENRDTVEQVLKQPHLTWQNFIEPLTESGDRLSKAWSPVSHLNAVKNSPELREAYQACLPLLSEYSTWLGQHEGLYQAYLQLKNSPEYETYSVAQKKAIDNALRDFKLSGISLPAEKQKRYGEIVARLSELSSQFSNNVLDATMGWDKVITDKNELAGLPESALQAAKQSAESKGLEGYRVTLEFPSYLPVMTYCENRDLREEMYRAFVTRASEQGPNAGKWDNSAIMQEILTLRVELAKLLDFEHYTELSLATKMAENPQQVLDFLDNLASRSKAQGQQELAELEAFCKTHFNITALEPWDIAFYSEKQKQHLYAINDEELRPYFPEDRVLSGLFELIKRLFNIRAVERFDVDTWHKDVRFFDLIDSQDQVRGSFYLDLYARENKRGGAWMDDCVGRRRKADGTIQQPVAYLTCNFNAPVGDKPALFTHDEVTTLFHEFGHGIHHMLTQIDVADVAGINGVPWDAVELPSQFLENWCWEEDALAFISGHYETGEPLPKEKLQQLLKAKNFQAAMFVLRQLEFGLFDFRLHHYFDANQPNQILDTLKQVKEDVAVIKGVDWARNPHSFSHIFAGGYAAGYYSYLWAEVLSADAFSRFEEEGIFNPVTGQSFLDEILTRGGSEEPMALFKRFRGREPQLDALLKHKGISTQ; this is encoded by the coding sequence ATGTCAAATCCATTGTTAAGCGAAACTCTCTTACCGCAGTTTTCGCAAATTAAACCTGAACACATTCAACCTGCAATTAGTCAATTAATTCAAGAAAATCGAGATACTGTAGAACAGGTTTTAAAACAACCGCACTTAACTTGGCAGAATTTTATTGAACCGCTTACCGAAAGTGGCGATCGCTTAAGCAAAGCCTGGTCGCCTGTGAGCCACTTAAATGCGGTGAAAAATAGCCCTGAATTGCGTGAAGCCTATCAAGCTTGCTTGCCATTGCTTTCTGAATATAGCACTTGGTTAGGGCAACACGAAGGCTTATACCAAGCCTATTTACAGCTAAAAAATAGCCCAGAATATGAAACTTACAGCGTGGCACAGAAGAAAGCCATTGATAATGCATTGCGCGATTTCAAATTGTCTGGCATTTCTTTGCCAGCCGAAAAACAAAAACGCTATGGTGAAATCGTGGCGCGTTTATCTGAATTAAGCTCACAATTTAGCAATAATGTGCTAGATGCCACAATGGGCTGGGATAAGGTGATCACGGATAAAAATGAATTGGCAGGCTTGCCAGAAAGTGCCTTGCAAGCGGCAAAACAATCTGCAGAAAGCAAAGGGCTAGAAGGTTATCGCGTCACCCTTGAGTTTCCAAGCTATTTGCCGGTGATGACGTATTGCGAAAATCGCGATTTGCGAGAAGAAATGTATCGTGCTTTTGTGACTCGTGCTTCAGAACAAGGCCCGAATGCAGGGAAATGGGATAATTCTGCCATAATGCAAGAGATCTTAACCTTGCGCGTTGAATTGGCGAAATTGCTTGATTTTGAGCATTACACCGAGCTTTCCCTTGCCACTAAAATGGCTGAAAATCCGCAACAAGTGTTGGATTTTCTCGATAATTTGGCAAGCCGTTCCAAAGCACAAGGACAACAAGAATTAGCGGAATTAGAAGCGTTTTGTAAAACGCACTTTAATATTACCGCACTTGAGCCTTGGGATATTGCATTTTATAGCGAAAAACAAAAACAACATTTATACGCCATAAATGATGAAGAACTTCGCCCTTATTTCCCCGAAGATCGCGTACTTTCAGGCTTATTTGAGCTAATTAAGCGCCTATTTAATATTCGCGCCGTGGAACGTTTTGATGTGGATACTTGGCATAAAGATGTGCGTTTCTTTGATTTGATTGATAGTCAAGATCAAGTGCGCGGTAGTTTTTATTTAGACTTATACGCTCGTGAAAATAAACGTGGCGGTGCGTGGATGGACGATTGTGTTGGCCGCCGCCGTAAAGCCGATGGCACAATTCAACAGCCAGTGGCTTATCTCACTTGTAACTTTAACGCACCAGTGGGTGATAAACCTGCGCTCTTCACTCACGATGAAGTTACCACCTTATTCCACGAATTTGGACACGGCATTCATCATATGCTCACACAAATTGATGTCGCAGATGTGGCGGGCATTAATGGCGTGCCTTGGGACGCAGTGGAATTACCAAGCCAATTCTTAGAAAACTGGTGCTGGGAAGAAGATGCGCTTGCCTTTATTTCAGGGCATTATGAAACTGGCGAACCGCTACCAAAAGAAAAATTGCAACAGTTGCTTAAAGCGAAAAACTTCCAAGCAGCAATGTTCGTGTTACGTCAGCTTGAATTTGGGCTATTTGATTTCCGTTTGCACCATTATTTTGATGCGAACCAACCAAATCAAATTTTAGACACCTTAAAACAAGTGAAAGAAGATGTGGCGGTAATTAAAGGTGTGGATTGGGCAAGAAATCCGCATAGCTTTAGCCATATTTTTGCTGGCGGTTATGCAGCAGGCTATTACAGCTATTTATGGGCGGAAGTGCTATCGGCAGATGCGTTCTCACGTTTTGAAGAAGAAGGCATTTTCAACCCCGTAACCGGGCAATCTTTCCTTGATGAAATTCTCACCCGTGGCGGTTCAGAAGAGCCAATGGCATTATTCAAACGCTTCCGCGGCAGAGAACCACAATTAGATGCCTTGTTAAAACATAAGGGAATTTCAACTCAATAG
- a CDS encoding YbaN family protein, producing MKAIYIILGFISLALGIIGAFLPLLPTTPFLLLTVFCFAQGSERLHNWIIQTELYKKHLQSFSEQRALTLKTKIRILILSTTMLAIGFYFTPTMFGKAAILLGLLIHYWVFFFWIKTLKE from the coding sequence ATGAAAGCAATTTACATCATTTTAGGATTTATTTCACTGGCCCTTGGCATTATTGGCGCATTTTTGCCCCTGCTGCCGACCACGCCTTTTTTGTTGCTCACCGTGTTTTGCTTTGCGCAAGGCTCTGAACGTTTGCATAACTGGATTATTCAAACGGAGCTGTACAAAAAACATCTGCAATCTTTTAGCGAACAACGGGCTTTAACCTTAAAAACTAAAATCCGCATTCTTATTTTATCCACCACAATGCTGGCGATCGGCTTTTATTTCACGCCGACAATGTTTGGCAAAGCGGCGATTTTGCTTGGCTTGCTGATTCATTATTGGGTGTTCTTCTTTTGGATTAAAACCCTGAAAGAATAA
- a CDS encoding peptide ABC transporter substrate-binding protein, whose amino-acid sequence MSSFKLPSILPSAVLFCAIFSLTSCDQPKQVTIPNSAPTQTPTTEPEVRIPHLVRGVYGDLVISPEKLQNDEQANFLRDILEGLVIYDPHGNVIPAVAQSWQTKDNKVWTFTLRESAKWSNGLPVTADDFVQSWRKLATSNSPLKEYLAFINLQQAAEVLQGKADVEQLGIQALSPQQLQIRLEKATPHLPAMLAHPALLPQYFGEQQGFVSNGAYYVKNQQGDEIHLAQNPYYWQAEKVAFSLVDYKKLTPNQDLTGIDIVANPKQSNVQATYLPKLCTYYYEFNFNDPRLAKSAVRKSLVFLASARNLVRGEQQARLASNHFLPQSMQGEPENAWSPVLVEQLLQQNGITEKSPLVLRLTFDQEGFNHTIGQRLVQMWSQSDLIHIQADPVPWQTLLEKRAKGDFQIIRSGWCADYNDPSAFLMNFYSKSPDNKSAYHNEKVDALLEQSLQPISTQKRTALYQQVSQLLQQDNVVLPVFQYTTPIYLSPNLQGIDKQNPTNVIYSKDVKQEN is encoded by the coding sequence ATGTCATCATTTAAACTTCCTAGTATTTTGCCAAGTGCGGTGCTTTTTTGCGCAATTTTTTCCTTAACCAGTTGCGATCAGCCAAAACAGGTTACGATCCCTAATTCCGCACCAACACAAACACCTACCACTGAGCCTGAAGTGCGTATTCCCCACTTAGTGCGCGGTGTTTATGGCGATTTAGTGATCTCTCCAGAAAAATTGCAAAATGATGAACAAGCAAATTTTTTGCGTGATATTTTAGAAGGCTTGGTGATTTACGATCCGCACGGCAATGTGATCCCTGCCGTTGCACAGAGCTGGCAAACGAAAGATAACAAGGTTTGGACATTCACCTTGCGTGAATCGGCAAAATGGTCAAATGGCTTGCCTGTAACAGCCGATGATTTCGTGCAAAGCTGGCGAAAATTAGCCACCTCAAACAGTCCGCTAAAAGAATACTTAGCCTTTATCAATCTTCAACAGGCCGCGGAAGTTCTGCAAGGTAAAGCCGATGTGGAACAGCTCGGCATACAAGCCTTATCCCCACAACAATTACAAATCCGCTTAGAAAAAGCCACGCCCCATTTGCCTGCAATGTTGGCGCACCCTGCCTTATTACCGCAGTATTTTGGCGAACAGCAAGGCTTTGTGAGCAATGGTGCGTATTATGTGAAAAATCAGCAAGGTGATGAAATTCATCTAGCGCAAAATCCTTACTATTGGCAAGCTGAGAAGGTCGCCTTTTCCTTGGTTGATTATAAAAAACTCACGCCAAACCAAGACTTAACGGGCATTGATATTGTTGCTAATCCCAAACAAAGCAATGTGCAAGCCACCTATTTGCCAAAACTTTGTACTTATTACTACGAATTTAATTTTAACGATCCAAGGCTAGCCAAAAGTGCGGTGCGAAAATCCTTAGTTTTTCTCGCTTCTGCACGAAATTTAGTGCGTGGCGAACAGCAGGCGCGTCTTGCTAGCAATCATTTTCTGCCCCAATCAATGCAAGGCGAACCTGAAAATGCGTGGTCGCCTGTGTTAGTGGAACAGCTTTTACAGCAAAATGGTATCACTGAAAAATCCCCACTGGTGTTGCGTTTAACCTTTGATCAAGAGGGATTTAATCACACCATTGGACAACGTTTAGTGCAAATGTGGTCGCAATCAGATCTCATTCATATTCAGGCTGATCCCGTGCCTTGGCAAACCTTGCTAGAAAAACGTGCCAAAGGGGATTTCCAAATTATTCGCTCAGGCTGGTGCGCCGATTACAACGATCCTTCTGCATTTTTGATGAATTTTTATTCCAAAAGCCCAGACAATAAATCCGCTTATCACAATGAAAAAGTGGACGCACTGCTAGAGCAAAGTTTACAACCAATTTCTACGCAAAAACGCACCGCACTTTATCAACAAGTTAGCCAATTATTACAGCAAGATAATGTGGTTTTGCCCGTTTTTCAGTACACAACCCCAATTTATCTTAGCCCCAACTTACAAGGCATTGATAAACAAAATCCGACTAATGTGATTTATAGTAAAGATGTGAAACAAGAAAATTAA
- the mrcB gene encoding penicillin-binding protein 1B, translating into MSESNSTPETQPTAETNKTGKPSRKKRLRNFLLKVAFVVVCYIIFYGIYLDGQIRSKMDGQIWQLPAEVYSRIESIRLSDDLSLEQVKQRLLENDYRQTTMVAAPGDFKIEDNTIVLLRGAFPFPVQPEAQRVFRLRFKDNKLAVIEDLVNVKAIDEFPLAPKLIAMLQSEKEERLTLSLQNYPRLLIDTLLLTEDRRFYEHEGISPLGIARAMVANFQAGHRVQGGSTLTQQLVKNLFLSNERTFTRKINEALMALILDWRYDKNRILETYLNEIYLGQNGNTQIHGFELASHFYFGRSIREINLDQIALLVGMVKGPSLYNPWRNPENALERRNVVLRLLLEHKVIGQELYDMLSKRPLGVQKRGQINRKYPAFIQTLQAELRQQLGENRASSLSGTRIFSTLDIKQQHYAEQAVINAVSELQLKYKNPYLESAMIVADYRNGEIKAIVGGLQTNYAGFNRALNARRQIGSLVKPSIYLTALTEPSEFRLNTPIQNQPITIRTKGSPPWQPRNYDRRYSGSVMLMDALARSLNIPTVNIGMKVGLSKVIETQKAMGWDKVKIPKVPAMLLGSYSISPYEVTKLFQTIANQGANIPLATIDSITNQQGELIYQRPMQPEQVVPAQAAYETLFAMQQTVERGTARSLQNQFAHLRLAGKTGTTNSARDTWFVGIDGENVATVWLGRDDNGETRLTGATGALQVYKNYLQRTQAKTLRPSTPAGIKWVGINSYGGWDCSSARQIPVWAERNQSFCSAPREVAPEPKRQSLWDVLKPSTSGSQPAPVEEAVPAN; encoded by the coding sequence ATGTCAGAAAGTAACTCAACGCCAGAAACACAACCAACGGCTGAAACAAATAAAACGGGCAAGCCCTCACGTAAAAAGCGTTTGCGTAATTTTTTGCTAAAAGTTGCGTTTGTCGTGGTGTGTTACATCATTTTTTATGGCATTTATTTAGACGGGCAAATTCGCTCCAAAATGGACGGACAAATCTGGCAGCTGCCAGCGGAAGTGTATAGCCGTATTGAATCCATTCGTTTAAGCGATGATCTTAGCCTTGAACAAGTGAAGCAACGCCTGCTCGAAAATGATTATCGCCAAACCACAATGGTGGCTGCACCAGGGGATTTCAAAATTGAAGACAACACCATTGTTTTGTTGCGTGGCGCTTTTCCATTTCCTGTTCAACCTGAAGCGCAGCGTGTTTTTCGCTTACGCTTTAAAGACAATAAATTAGCGGTGATCGAAGATTTGGTGAATGTGAAAGCCATTGATGAATTTCCGCTCGCGCCAAAATTAATCGCAATGTTGCAATCAGAAAAAGAAGAGCGCTTAACCCTTTCTTTGCAAAATTACCCAAGATTATTGATTGATACCTTACTTTTAACCGAAGATCGCCGCTTTTACGAACACGAAGGCATAAGCCCTTTAGGCATTGCAAGGGCGATGGTGGCAAATTTTCAGGCAGGTCATCGCGTGCAGGGCGGAAGTACCTTAACGCAGCAGTTGGTTAAAAATCTTTTCCTTTCTAACGAACGCACCTTTACAAGAAAAATCAACGAAGCCTTGATGGCGTTGATTTTAGATTGGCGTTATGACAAAAACCGCATTTTAGAAACCTATCTCAACGAAATTTATCTCGGGCAAAACGGCAACACGCAAATTCACGGTTTTGAATTAGCGAGCCATTTTTATTTTGGTCGCTCAATTCGTGAAATTAATTTGGATCAAATTGCCTTATTGGTGGGAATGGTGAAAGGCCCTTCGCTGTATAATCCTTGGCGTAATCCTGAAAATGCCCTTGAACGCCGTAATGTGGTGTTGCGTTTATTGCTTGAACACAAAGTGATTGGGCAAGAACTTTACGATATGTTGAGCAAACGCCCTCTTGGCGTGCAAAAACGTGGGCAAATTAACCGTAAATATCCAGCCTTTATTCAAACCTTACAGGCAGAACTTCGTCAGCAGTTAGGCGAAAATCGGGCGAGCAGTTTATCTGGCACACGCATTTTTTCTACCTTGGATATTAAACAGCAGCACTATGCAGAACAAGCGGTGATTAATGCGGTTTCTGAATTACAGTTAAAATATAAAAATCCTTATTTAGAATCCGCAATGATCGTGGCGGATTATCGCAATGGTGAAATCAAAGCCATTGTGGGCGGTCTGCAAACCAACTATGCAGGCTTTAACCGAGCGTTAAATGCCAGACGACAAATTGGCTCATTAGTAAAACCTTCAATTTATTTGACCGCACTTACTGAACCGAGCGAATTTCGTTTAAATACGCCAATTCAAAATCAGCCGATTACTATTCGCACCAAAGGCAGCCCGCCTTGGCAGCCACGCAACTACGATCGCCGTTATAGTGGCTCGGTGATGTTAATGGACGCGCTCGCTCGCTCATTAAACATTCCAACGGTGAATATCGGAATGAAAGTGGGCTTAAGCAAAGTGATTGAAACCCAAAAAGCGATGGGCTGGGATAAAGTGAAAATTCCAAAAGTGCCAGCGATGTTGTTGGGATCTTATTCGATCTCTCCTTATGAAGTAACGAAATTGTTCCAAACTATTGCAAACCAAGGGGCAAATATTCCTCTTGCCACCATTGATAGCATTACGAATCAGCAAGGGGAACTTATTTATCAGCGCCCAATGCAACCAGAACAAGTTGTGCCAGCGCAAGCCGCTTATGAAACCCTTTTTGCAATGCAACAAACCGTAGAACGCGGTACGGCGCGCAGTTTGCAAAATCAATTTGCTCATTTACGTCTAGCGGGTAAAACAGGGACGACAAACTCTGCGCGCGATACTTGGTTTGTGGGGATTGACGGTGAAAATGTTGCCACCGTTTGGCTTGGCCGTGATGATAATGGCGAAACGCGATTAACAGGCGCAACAGGTGCATTGCAGGTGTATAAAAACTATCTTCAACGCACGCAAGCGAAAACCTTACGCCCATCAACCCCAGCTGGCATTAAATGGGTCGGCATTAATAGCTATGGCGGTTGGGATTGCAGCAGCGCACGGCAAATCCCAGTGTGGGCAGAGCGTAACCAATCTTTCTGCTCCGCACCAAGAGAAGTCGCTCCAGAACCGAAACGACAAAGCCTATGGGACGTGTTAAAACCCTCAACCTCAGGCTCTCAGCCCGCTCCAGTGGAAGAGGCAGTACCAGCCAATTAA